The DNA window TAAAGAGAATCAACAGGTAACGCATAAGGAACTCGCTCGTCGTGCCGTTGGCACTATCGTGATACGGGAAGGTTAAAAGCCTGAGGGACGGTCTAAACCAGGCCGTTAATCGTGCCGGAGCCGGAGCCGAACTGGTCGGTTTCCACGCCAAAACGCTGCAGCATATTGACGAACACTTTGCCCAAAGGCGTGTTGTTCTGCACGTCGCCGGCGATGTGCTGGCCGTGACGGTAGCCGCCGCCGGCCAGCAGGACCGGCAGGTTGCTGGTGCCGTGGCCGCTGGCGTCGCCCAGGTTGCTGCCGATCAGCACCTGCGTGGAATCGAGCAGGCTGCCGCCGGCTTCCCGAGTGTCGCGCAGGGAGGCGAGGAAGTCGCGGAAGGCAGTCACTTTCTCTTTTTCGATGATCTTCAGCTGGGCGATTTTCTCCGGGTTACGGCCGTGATGGCTGAGCCCGTGATGTCCTTCCGAGACGCCATCGATGGGAGGCTTTTCGTCCATCCCTTTGATGAAAATGCTGACCACGCGGGTGGAGTCGGTCTGCACGGCCAGCTTTGCCAGATCCATCAGGATGCGGGCCCGGCCGATGCTGTTGCTGCGATCAGAGAACGGGCTGGGATAGTTCTCATTGGGTTGGGGGTAGTCGACCGTCGGCTTGGGCTGATGCACCCATTGCTCTTCGGCGACCAGCTGTTTTTCCAGGTTACGGACCGCCTCGGTGTAGTCGGCGATCTGCTGCTGATCGTAGGGGCTGACCGTGCGGCTCAGTGCGGCCAGCCGTTCCCGCATCCGGTCGAGCATGCTGCGGCCGCGACGCAGGCGGTCCAGTTCCTTCGCCACGTCGTTCTTGCCGCCGGCCAGGAACATGTTGGCGTAGATTTGCGAAGGCCGGCTGAGAGCCGGGATGCCGGCTCCGGTCGGCGTGTACGACAGCGGGCTGCCGTCCTGGGTGGACAGCGTCATCAGGGGGAAACGGGTGGCGCCGGCCACATGCTGCGAGGCGACCACATCCATCGAAACCGTGTTGCGGAAGCCGGGCTGCGTGGGGTGTTTGGCGGTCGTCAGGAAGCAGGCTTCCGACGCGTGGTCGCCGCCGATTTCTGGATGGCTGATGCCGGAGAACACCGTGAACTGGTCGCGCAGGTCGCCCAGCACCTGCAGGTACTCGCTGGATTCGTACTCACGGCCGGCCGACTTGGGGAAGAACGACGGCCCGTACAGGCCGAAGCTGGTGCAGACGTTAATGATCCGCTGCGGCGGTCCGGCTTCCTGGCCGCGGGCCAGGGATTCCAGCCAGGGCAAAGCCAGAACGGCGGCGCCGGCGCGGAGCACCTGCCGACGGTTGAGTTGAGCGTGCATCGAATCTCCAGGCAGGAGGAAGAACCCTGGTCAGGTTCTGAATTGCAGGGGGATGTGTCGCCGGCGAGCGGATCGCCCTGCCGGAACGGCGTCAGGTGGGATAAAAAAAGGCGGTCGCAGGCGTTGTTGGAGGAGGCTTTCGACAGAAACACCCTGACAGAGGGGGCGTCCGGCCGGCCCGAAACCATGGTATTAAAATAAGCCGTATGGATTAGAATACAAGCTATGAAATTCAACACCTTTACAATCCTTGCCGTCGCCCTGCTGTTTGCCACCTCCGCCCGC is part of the Lignipirellula cremea genome and encodes:
- a CDS encoding DUF1552 domain-containing protein, with translation MHAQLNRRQVLRAGAAVLALPWLESLARGQEAGPPQRIINVCTSFGLYGPSFFPKSAGREYESSEYLQVLGDLRDQFTVFSGISHPEIGGDHASEACFLTTAKHPTQPGFRNTVSMDVVASQHVAGATRFPLMTLSTQDGSPLSYTPTGAGIPALSRPSQIYANMFLAGGKNDVAKELDRLRRGRSMLDRMRERLAALSRTVSPYDQQQIADYTEAVRNLEKQLVAEEQWVHQPKPTVDYPQPNENYPSPFSDRSNSIGRARILMDLAKLAVQTDSTRVVSIFIKGMDEKPPIDGVSEGHHGLSHHGRNPEKIAQLKIIEKEKVTAFRDFLASLRDTREAGGSLLDSTQVLIGSNLGDASGHGTSNLPVLLAGGGYRHGQHIAGDVQNNTPLGKVFVNMLQRFGVETDQFGSGSGTINGLV